Proteins from a genomic interval of Panthera uncia isolate 11264 chromosome C1 unlocalized genomic scaffold, Puncia_PCG_1.0 HiC_scaffold_4, whole genome shotgun sequence:
- the RPTN gene encoding LOW QUALITY PROTEIN: repetin (The sequence of the model RefSeq protein was modified relative to this genomic sequence to represent the inferred CDS: inserted 2 bases in 1 codon): MAQLLNSILTVIEVFQKHAKENGNCTSLCKKELKQLLLVEFGDILRRPNDPETVETILSLLDKDRNGHVDFHEYLLLVFQLAQACYHKLNNRSCGDRISQQEGEQEGTQDYKFPENTGRQHRQRHEEERQDSHCTQSERQNQDVHQDQSERQGRDSCYGQAERQDMDSHCGQSERQDRDSHYGQSERWDTGSHYGQRWSHKSSSSQPKKQGYIFALNHCERQIHNSCCGQTNQQESGFYYGPSGRLDQKSGYGQRDRQELDSQYSQTDRQDQSSHSSQTDRQGQSSHYGQTDRQGQNSHYGXXXXXGQTDRQGQSSHYGQTGRAGQSYHYGQTDRQGLSSHYGQTNREGQGYCSGQTDREGHSNCYGQTDRQGLSSHHGQSETGKIGQNSYLQGREEISRDSYVEQPGRSGRVSQQTQGQEVARNQGQRFQSREGQQNSHQAWEPEEDNQHHQHKLIAQIKQEVPHGYKESEWQSCSGEQGHRQTQARHEESQSHQAEGEQACQSWGRHGCEGQETPCKMQARQNHEEEQGHQRRDRQTHEDLQTHQRQERQTHEDEQTHQRQDRQTHEDEQTHQRQDRQTHEENQNYQQKWDKQTLEEEERYQGSQDQQPYGIQQGRANREKFHRNENSQRQNSQGGCSNLTLHPTQSSGRPSRREQGGSHPNKVASAPNTLYNYVQEQKRNQR, translated from the exons ATGGCTCAACTGCTGAACAGCATTCTCACTGTGATTGAggtgttccagaaacatgctaaAGAGAATGGGAACTGTACCTCACTGTGCAAGAAGGAGTTGAAGCAGCTGCTCTTGGTTGAGTTTGGAGACATCCTCCGG AGACCAAATGACCCAGAGACCGTGGAAACCATCCTGAGCCTCTTGGATAAAGACAGAAATGGACATGTTGATTTTCATGAATATCTCTTGTTGGTGTTTCAATTGGCCCAAGCCTGCTATCATAAACTAAATAATAGGTCATGTGGAGATAGAATCTCTCAGCAagaaggggagcaggagggaaCACAAGACTATAAGTTCCCAGAAAATACAGGCAGACAACACAGGCAGAGGCATGAGGAAGAAAGGCAGGACTCCCATTGCACTCAGTCTGAGAGACAAAACCAGGATGTACACCAGGATCAGTCTGAGAGACAGGGTAGGGACTCCTGCTATGGTCAGGCTGAGAGACAGGATATGGACTCCCATTGTGGTCAGTCTGAGAGACAGGATAGGGATTCCCACTATGGTCAGTCTGAGAGATGGGATACAGGCTCCCACTATGGTCAAAGATGGAGTCATAAATCTAGCAGTAGCCAGCCTAAAAAACAAGGATATATCTTTGCCTTAAATCATTGTGAGAGACAAATTCACAATTCTTGTTGTGGCCAGACAAACCAACAGGAATCAGGCTTTTATTATGGACCGTCTGGGAGGCTGGATCAGAAATCAGGTTATGGTCAGAGAGATAGGCAAGAATTGGACTCTCAATATagccagacagacagacaagaccAGAGTTCCCACTCTagccagacagacagacaaggccAGAGTTCCCACTATggccagacagacagacaaggccAGAATTCCCACTATGG CANNNNNNNNNNtggtcagacagacagacaaggccAGAGTTCTCACTATGGCCAGACAGGCAGAGCAGGCCAGAGCTATCATTATggccagacagacagacaaggccTGAGCTCTCATTATGGCCAGACAAACAGAGAAGGCCAGGGCTATTGTTCTGgccagacagacagagaaggccACAGTAATTGTTAtggtcagacagacagacaaggccTGAGTTCTCACCATGGTCAGTCAGAGACTGGGAAGATAGGGCAAAATAGTTACCTTcaagggagggaagaaataagcAGAGACTCGTATGTTGAGCAACCAGGAAGGTCAGGGAGAGTAAGTCAACAGACTCAAGGACAAGAAGTGGCTCGAAATCAGGGACAGAGATTTCAGTCTAGGGAAGGGCAGCAGAACAGCCACCAGGCATGGGAGCCCGAGGAGGATAACCAACACCACCAACACAAACTCATAGCACAAATCAAGCAAGAAGTGCCACACGGTTATAAAGAAAGTGAATGGCAATCATGTAGTGGTGAGCAGGGCCACAGACAGACACAGGCCAGGCATGAAGAGAGTCAGAGCcaccaggcagagggagagcaggccTGCCAAAGCTGGGGCAGACACGGTTGTGAGGGTCAGGAAACTCCATGCAAGATGCAGGCCAGGCAAAACCATGAAGAGGAACAAGGCCATCAGAGACGGGACAGGCAAACCCACGAAGATCTGCAGACCCATCAGAGACAAGAGAGGCAAACCCACGAAGATGAGCAGACCCATCAGAGACAAGACAGGCAAACCCACGAAGATGAGCAGACCCATCAGAGACAAGACAGGCAAACACATGAAGAGAATCAAAACTATCAGCAAAAATGGGATAAGCAAACccttgaggaggaagaaaggtaTCAAGGGTCCCAGGATCAACAACCTTATGGGATCCAGCAAGGCCGTGCTAATAGAGAAAAATTCCACAGGAATGAAAATAGCCAGAGGCAAAATTCCCAGGGAGGATGCAGTAACCTGACCCTCCATCCCACCCAGAGCAGTGGGAGGCCCTCAAGGAGAGAACAGGGTGGAAGTCACCCTAACAAGGTAGCTTCTGCTCCCAACACCCTCTATAACTATGTACAAGAGCAGAAAAGGAATCAGCGCTAG